The following are from one region of the Vulpes vulpes isolate BD-2025 chromosome 14, VulVul3, whole genome shotgun sequence genome:
- the AEN gene encoding apoptosis-enhancing nuclease isoform X2: MGGQPERGLPGHVGAAGCRTPRAARRTRAALQSAALLADHPHQASPAPRCELIGMVPREGPESAQCPCPSLASLNAKDVLRRKHKRKSRQHQRFMARKALLQEQGLLSMPPKLGPSPLPMPSEALPGTEATSSGMQHLRNEPGGASWSRKPTPQESAGPRPSKCVAIDCEMVGTGPRGRVSELARCSVVSYHGDVLYDKYIRPEMPIVDYRTRWSGVTRQHMRKAIPFQVAQKEILKLLKGKVVVGHALHNDFQALKYVHPRSQTRDTTYVPNLLHQPGLHTRTRVSLKDLALQLLHKKIQAGQHGHSSVEDATTAMELYRLVEVQWEQQQASSLPPRPEDREPDSSTDMEQYMEDQYWPEDLAQGTRGETEAQDRRE, translated from the exons ATGGGCGGGCAGCCGGAGCGGGGCTTGCCCGGGCATGTGGGAGCTGCGGGCTGCAGGACACCACGTGCGGCCCGGAGGACGCGCGCGGCGCTTCAG AGCGCCGCCCTGCTGGCAGATCACCCCCACCAGGCCTCGCCTGCCCCGAGGTGTGAGCTTATTGGGATGGTACCCCGGGAAGGCCCAGAGTCTGCCCAGTGCCCGTGCCCTTCCCTGGCTAGCCTGAATGCCAAGGATGTGCTTCGGAGAAAACACAAGCGGAAGAGTCGACAGCACCAGCGATTCATGGCCCGGAAAGCCCTTTTGCAGGAGCAGGGGCTGCTGAGCATGCCCCCCAAGCTGGgaccctccccactgcccatgcCATCAGAGGCACTGCCGGGCACTGAAGCCACCAGCAGTGGGATGCAGCATCTGAGGAATGAACCTGGAGGTGCCTCGTGGAGCAGAAAGCCTACCCCCCAGGAATCCGCAGGGCCCCGGCCCAGCAAATGTGTGGCCATCGACTGTGAGATGGTGGGCACGGGACCCCGAGGGCGGGTGAGTGAGCTGGCCCGCTGCTCTGTAGTGAGTTACCATGGCGATGTCCTCTATGACAAGTACATTCGGCCTGAGATGCCCATCGTGGACTACCGTACTCGCTGGAGTGGTGTCACTCGGCAGCACATGCGCAAGGCCATCCCCTTCCAGGTGGCCCAGAAAGAG ATCCTCAAGCTCCTGAAGGGCAAGGTGGTGGTGGGGCATGCACTCCACAATGACTTCCAGGCCCTCAAGTACGTGCACCCTCGGAGCCAGACCCGGGATACCACTTACGTGCCCAACCTCCTCCACCAGCCTGGCCTCCACACCCGCACCCGGGTGTCTCTTAAGGACCTGGCCCTGCAGCTGCTCCACAAGAAGATCCAG GCTGGCCAGCACGGGCACTCATCAGTGGAAGATGCCACGACAGCCATGGAGCTCTATCGACTGGTGGAGGTgcagtgggagcagcagcagGCCAGCAGCCTGCCGCCCCGCCCGGAGGACCGAGAGCCTGATAGCAGCACGGACATGGAGCAGTACATGGAGGACCAGTACTGGCCGGAGGACCTGGCCCAGGGCACCCGCGGAGAAACGGAGGCACAGGACAGAAGGGAGTGA
- the AEN gene encoding apoptosis-enhancing nuclease isoform X3, with protein MVPREGPESAQCPCPSLASLNAKDVLRRKHKRKSRQHQRFMARKALLQEQGLLSMPPKLGPSPLPMPSEALPGTEATSSGMQHLRNEPGGASWSRKPTPQESAGPRPSKCVAIDCEMVGTGPRGRVSELARCSVVSYHGDVLYDKYIRPEMPIVDYRTRWSGVTRQHMRKAIPFQVAQKEILKLLKGKVVVGHALHNDFQALKYVHPRSQTRDTTYVPNLLHQPGLHTRTRVSLKDLALQLLHKKIQAGQHGHSSVEDATTAMELYRLVEVQWEQQQASSLPPRPEDREPDSSTDMEQYMEDQYWPEDLAQGTRGETEAQDRRE; from the exons ATGGTACCCCGGGAAGGCCCAGAGTCTGCCCAGTGCCCGTGCCCTTCCCTGGCTAGCCTGAATGCCAAGGATGTGCTTCGGAGAAAACACAAGCGGAAGAGTCGACAGCACCAGCGATTCATGGCCCGGAAAGCCCTTTTGCAGGAGCAGGGGCTGCTGAGCATGCCCCCCAAGCTGGgaccctccccactgcccatgcCATCAGAGGCACTGCCGGGCACTGAAGCCACCAGCAGTGGGATGCAGCATCTGAGGAATGAACCTGGAGGTGCCTCGTGGAGCAGAAAGCCTACCCCCCAGGAATCCGCAGGGCCCCGGCCCAGCAAATGTGTGGCCATCGACTGTGAGATGGTGGGCACGGGACCCCGAGGGCGGGTGAGTGAGCTGGCCCGCTGCTCTGTAGTGAGTTACCATGGCGATGTCCTCTATGACAAGTACATTCGGCCTGAGATGCCCATCGTGGACTACCGTACTCGCTGGAGTGGTGTCACTCGGCAGCACATGCGCAAGGCCATCCCCTTCCAGGTGGCCCAGAAAGAG ATCCTCAAGCTCCTGAAGGGCAAGGTGGTGGTGGGGCATGCACTCCACAATGACTTCCAGGCCCTCAAGTACGTGCACCCTCGGAGCCAGACCCGGGATACCACTTACGTGCCCAACCTCCTCCACCAGCCTGGCCTCCACACCCGCACCCGGGTGTCTCTTAAGGACCTGGCCCTGCAGCTGCTCCACAAGAAGATCCAG GCTGGCCAGCACGGGCACTCATCAGTGGAAGATGCCACGACAGCCATGGAGCTCTATCGACTGGTGGAGGTgcagtgggagcagcagcagGCCAGCAGCCTGCCGCCCCGCCCGGAGGACCGAGAGCCTGATAGCAGCACGGACATGGAGCAGTACATGGAGGACCAGTACTGGCCGGAGGACCTGGCCCAGGGCACCCGCGGAGAAACGGAGGCACAGGACAGAAGGGAGTGA